The following proteins are co-located in the Pseudoalteromonas sp. N1230-9 genome:
- a CDS encoding flavin prenyltransferase UbiX — protein MQFKDKITLAFSGASGAPYGLRLLEVLLEQQFQVYVLISSAARVVLDTESNIKLSGNEDKATEQLSTLFNAAPEQLKVFGKDNWFSPVASGSAAPKKMVVCPCSAGSVSAIAVGASDNLLERAADVVIKERGQLILVPRETPFSEIHLENMLKLAKLGVTIMPAAPGFYHQPEQISDLVDFMVARILDHLNIEHTLTKRWGYGEGKQ, from the coding sequence ATGCAATTTAAAGATAAAATAACCTTAGCTTTTAGCGGTGCCTCAGGTGCCCCTTATGGCTTACGGTTACTAGAGGTATTACTTGAGCAGCAGTTTCAGGTGTATGTACTGATCTCAAGTGCGGCAAGAGTGGTGCTTGATACCGAATCGAATATAAAACTGTCGGGCAACGAAGATAAAGCAACTGAACAGCTCAGTACGCTCTTTAATGCCGCGCCAGAGCAACTAAAAGTATTTGGTAAAGATAACTGGTTTAGTCCTGTTGCATCTGGCTCAGCCGCGCCGAAGAAAATGGTGGTTTGCCCATGTAGTGCGGGCTCAGTGTCTGCCATTGCTGTTGGGGCATCAGATAACTTACTTGAGCGCGCTGCTGACGTGGTTATAAAAGAACGTGGGCAGCTGATTTTAGTCCCGCGTGAGACCCCTTTTAGCGAAATTCATCTTGAAAACATGCTGAAACTAGCAAAGCTTGGCGTAACCATTATGCCTGCGGCACCCGGGTTTTATCACCAGCCTGAGCAGATTTCAGATCTGGTTGATTTTATGGTGGCGCGAATTTTAGATCATTTAAACATTGAACATACTTTGACGAAACGTTGGGGTTATGGAGAGGGCAAACAGTGA
- the mpl gene encoding UDP-N-acetylmuramate:L-alanyl-gamma-D-glutamyl-meso-diaminopimelate ligase: MHIHILGICGTFMGGIAAIAKSLGHTVTGSDQNVYPPMSTQLEELGITLTQGYDVAQLEPAPDMVVIGNAMSRGNPCVEYVLDKGLPYTSGPEWLKHNLLQNSWVLAVAGTHGKTTTASMLAWLLEYAGMKPGFLIGGIVQNFGVSARVGETPFFVIEADEYDTAFFDKRSKFVHYLPRTLILNNLEFDHADIFEDLNAIKKQFHHLMRTLPGSGKVIWPSQDEALQDVIERGLWSESETLSGDWDYRLLKADGSEFEVLLAGEVQGVVSWQAMGEHNVKNAIMAIAAARHVGIAVSVSIAGLAEFISPKRRMELKADVNGIKVYDDFAHHPTAIKTTLAGLRAKVGDEKIIAILEPRSNTMKMGVHQQTLIDSLKAADDVYLFEPENLSWSLKEYADKAGMHCMPSTEEIIAAVAEGSAPSQHILIMSNGGFEGIHQRLISTLEQN, translated from the coding sequence ATGCATATTCATATTCTTGGAATTTGTGGCACCTTTATGGGTGGTATCGCCGCAATCGCTAAATCGTTAGGTCATACAGTGACAGGCTCTGATCAAAATGTGTACCCGCCGATGAGCACACAATTAGAAGAGCTGGGTATCACACTAACTCAAGGTTATGACGTTGCACAACTTGAGCCAGCCCCTGATATGGTGGTGATTGGTAATGCGATGAGTCGTGGCAATCCCTGTGTTGAATATGTGCTTGATAAGGGCCTACCTTATACCTCGGGCCCAGAATGGTTAAAACATAATTTACTACAAAACTCGTGGGTTTTAGCTGTTGCGGGTACGCATGGCAAAACAACCACAGCGAGTATGCTGGCATGGTTATTAGAGTATGCCGGTATGAAACCAGGGTTCTTAATTGGTGGCATTGTGCAAAATTTTGGTGTGTCTGCACGTGTTGGCGAAACCCCGTTTTTTGTAATTGAAGCCGACGAATACGATACCGCCTTTTTTGATAAACGCAGTAAGTTTGTACATTACTTACCACGCACTTTAATCCTAAATAATCTTGAATTTGATCATGCGGATATTTTTGAAGATTTAAACGCCATAAAGAAACAATTTCACCACCTGATGCGTACACTACCTGGTAGTGGCAAAGTCATTTGGCCAAGCCAAGATGAAGCACTACAAGATGTGATTGAACGAGGCCTTTGGAGCGAGAGCGAAACACTGTCGGGAGACTGGGATTACCGCTTGCTTAAAGCTGATGGCAGTGAATTTGAAGTATTATTAGCAGGGGAAGTGCAGGGCGTTGTATCGTGGCAAGCGATGGGCGAGCACAATGTCAAAAATGCCATTATGGCTATTGCAGCCGCTCGTCATGTCGGGATTGCTGTGTCAGTGAGCATTGCTGGTTTAGCAGAGTTTATTTCTCCTAAGCGCCGCATGGAGCTAAAAGCCGATGTGAATGGCATTAAAGTGTATGACGATTTTGCACATCACCCAACGGCAATTAAAACAACTCTTGCAGGTTTACGTGCAAAAGTGGGCGATGAGAAGATTATTGCCATTTTAGAGCCGCGCTCAAACACCATGAAAATGGGTGTGCATCAACAAACCTTGATTGATTCCCTAAAAGCTGCCGATGATGTGTATTTATTTGAACCTGAAAACTTAAGCTGGTCATTAAAAGAATACGCAGATAAAGCAGGTATGCATTGTATGCCAAGCACTGAGGAAATCATTGCAGCAGTTGCTGAAGGAAGTGCGCCGTCACAACATATTTTAATAATGAGTAATGGTGGCTTTGAAGGTATTCATCAGCGTTTAATCAGCACACTTGAACAAAACTAA
- a CDS encoding ABC transporter ATP-binding protein, with translation MSEKTIALNIEGLKKVYKNGVEAVKGIDLQVQQGDFFALLGPNGAGKSTTIGVISSLVNKSAGRVEVFGHDIDTHLEAAKSELGLVPQEFNFSQFETLNQILVNQAGYYGVPRKLAHERAEKYLKQLGLFEKKDKQARTLSGGMKRRLMIARALMHEPKLLILDEPTAGVDIELRRSMWDFLREINKQGVTIILTTHYLEEAELLCKNIAIIDSGVIVENTTIKALLAKLDKETFVLDLKQPVQPISIEGYNYTQTDDHTLEVEVAKSQGLNQVFSALTEQGNTVLSMRNKANRLEELFVGLLEQGRGE, from the coding sequence GTGAGCGAAAAAACGATCGCATTAAATATTGAAGGCCTAAAAAAGGTTTATAAAAATGGTGTTGAAGCTGTAAAAGGCATTGATTTACAAGTTCAGCAAGGCGATTTCTTTGCTTTGCTTGGCCCAAATGGGGCTGGTAAATCAACCACCATTGGTGTTATCTCATCGTTAGTGAACAAAAGCGCTGGTCGCGTAGAGGTATTTGGTCACGACATTGATACTCACCTTGAAGCCGCTAAATCTGAACTCGGTTTAGTGCCGCAAGAATTTAATTTCAGTCAGTTTGAAACGCTTAACCAAATTTTGGTTAACCAAGCGGGTTATTATGGTGTACCAAGAAAGCTGGCGCATGAACGCGCAGAAAAGTATTTAAAGCAGCTCGGTTTATTTGAGAAAAAAGATAAGCAAGCGCGCACTCTTTCAGGTGGTATGAAACGCCGTTTAATGATTGCTCGTGCACTGATGCATGAACCTAAATTACTTATTTTAGATGAGCCAACTGCGGGTGTGGATATTGAGCTACGCCGCTCAATGTGGGACTTTCTTCGTGAGATAAATAAACAAGGTGTCACCATCATCTTGACTACTCACTACCTCGAAGAAGCTGAGCTGTTATGTAAAAACATCGCAATTATCGACAGCGGCGTGATTGTTGAAAACACCACTATTAAAGCGTTACTTGCCAAGCTTGATAAAGAAACCTTTGTACTTGATTTAAAGCAGCCTGTGCAGCCAATTAGCATTGAAGGCTACAACTACACACAGACTGATGATCATACTTTAGAAGTTGAAGTGGCAAAGTCTCAGGGCTTAAATCAGGTATTTAGTGCGCTAACCGAGCAAGGTAACACAGTGCTTAGTATGCGAAATAAAGCAAACCGTTTAGAAGAGCTGTTTGTTGGATTATTAGAACAGGGGCGAGGCGAATAA
- the argC gene encoding N-acetyl-gamma-glutamyl-phosphate reductase, with the protein MKVVIIGASGYSGAELASLVAKHPKLTLQACYVSEGSLDKNKLLSDLYPEHLGLLAYPLQPLTAEAFQEINNTADYVCLCTDHKVSVDLAPQFLAMGKKVFDLSGGFRLAGNEDYLTYYGFAHEHPELLEQAAYGLAEWNSDAISKANLVAVAGCYPTAALNSLKPLKEAGLLAEQTIIVNAVSGVTGAGRKASVNTHFCEVSLAPYGLFNHRHTPEIEQHLGHPVLFTPHLGNFPRGILETIYVQLKPGVTAEQVSAAYQVLANEPLIRLLGNKIPSIKGVAKQPFVDIAWQQKGEQLIVMSAIDNLLKGAAGQALQCINLAMGLPHHTGLVGAL; encoded by the coding sequence ATGAAAGTAGTGATTATTGGCGCAAGTGGTTATAGCGGCGCAGAGCTAGCAAGTTTAGTTGCAAAGCATCCAAAACTGACTCTACAAGCGTGTTATGTGTCTGAAGGAAGCTTAGATAAAAATAAATTATTAAGCGATTTATACCCCGAGCACTTAGGCTTGTTAGCGTACCCGCTGCAACCGCTAACAGCTGAGGCTTTTCAGGAAATAAATAACACTGCTGATTATGTGTGTCTATGTACTGATCACAAAGTGAGTGTTGATCTTGCGCCACAATTTTTAGCCATGGGCAAAAAAGTTTTCGATTTATCGGGCGGCTTCCGTTTAGCTGGGAATGAGGATTACCTAACTTATTATGGTTTCGCGCATGAACATCCTGAGCTTTTAGAGCAAGCGGCTTATGGTTTAGCTGAATGGAATAGCGATGCGATTAGTAAAGCAAACCTTGTTGCCGTAGCAGGTTGTTACCCAACAGCTGCACTTAATTCTTTAAAGCCACTTAAAGAAGCGGGTTTATTAGCTGAGCAAACCATCATTGTTAATGCTGTCTCTGGCGTAACCGGTGCGGGTAGAAAGGCCAGTGTGAATACGCATTTTTGTGAAGTGTCACTTGCCCCTTATGGCTTATTTAACCACAGACACACGCCTGAAATTGAGCAGCACCTTGGTCACCCTGTGTTATTTACCCCGCATTTAGGTAATTTCCCTCGCGGAATTTTAGAAACTATTTATGTGCAATTAAAGCCTGGTGTGACAGCAGAGCAAGTGAGTGCGGCATATCAAGTGCTAGCGAATGAGCCCTTAATTCGTTTACTCGGAAATAAAATTCCAAGCATCAAAGGCGTGGCTAAACAACCATTTGTTGATATTGCATGGCAACAAAAAGGTGAGCAACTGATTGTTATGTCGGCCATTGATAACTTATTAAAAGGGGCCGCAGGGCAAGCATTGCAATGTATTAATTTAGCGATGGGACTTCCTCATCATACCGGATTAGTAGGAGCGTTATGA
- a CDS encoding ABC transporter permease: protein MFKYGVALKSIWIKECIRFLRIWVQTLVPPAITMSLYFVIFGNLIGSRIGDMGGFTYMEFIVPGLIMMSVITNSYSNVASSFYSTKFQKSIEELLVAPVPNYIIVLGYMGGGMTRGMLVGLIVTCVSLLFVDIQIHNIFVIMATVILTSAVFALGGLINAIYANSFDDISIIPTFILTPLTYLGGVFYSITLLPEFWQGVSQVNPIIYMVNAFRYGFLGVSDVDLSVAFGVLGLFIVGLFTLALTLIKRGVGLRH, encoded by the coding sequence ATGTTTAAATATGGTGTAGCGCTAAAAAGTATTTGGATCAAAGAGTGTATTCGCTTTTTACGTATTTGGGTGCAAACATTAGTACCGCCAGCAATCACGATGAGCCTGTATTTTGTGATTTTTGGTAATCTGATCGGTTCTCGTATCGGTGATATGGGCGGCTTTACTTATATGGAGTTTATTGTACCGGGCCTGATTATGATGTCGGTGATCACCAACTCTTACTCGAATGTGGCCTCAAGCTTTTATTCGACTAAATTTCAAAAAAGTATTGAAGAGCTCTTAGTAGCGCCAGTGCCCAATTACATCATTGTACTTGGCTACATGGGCGGTGGTATGACGCGCGGTATGTTAGTTGGTTTGATTGTTACCTGTGTCTCTTTGTTGTTTGTAGATATTCAAATTCACAATATTTTTGTGATCATGGCAACGGTTATTTTAACGTCGGCAGTGTTTGCGTTAGGCGGACTTATCAACGCAATTTATGCTAATAGCTTTGATGATATTAGTATTATCCCGACCTTTATTTTAACACCGCTGACTTATCTTGGTGGGGTGTTTTACTCTATCACTTTATTGCCAGAATTTTGGCAAGGCGTATCGCAAGTAAACCCAATTATTTATATGGTAAATGCATTTAGATATGGGTTCTTAGGTGTGTCAGATGTCGACTTATCGGTGGCATTTGGTGTACTTGGTTTATTTATTGTGGGTTTATTTACGTTAGCATTAACCCTTATTAAACGTGGTGTGGGGCTTAGACACTAA
- a CDS encoding EAL domain-containing protein, whose protein sequence is MSKGMQKTGWLLYGFATFFISLFGYIYYTYETARSEIMAGIDSKLLNAAVSVNHILGKDYHNQVNAGIPISSAVYKQKMRALSEYAKQMDLAYVYSMVLRDDTVFFSASSYTQKDQNGGRITQFMDPYTEATKINKDAFFSTEPVFEVSKDQWGHFKSIFVTFIDENGHTYLTGADITITDLNQQLQQSVTRATITGCFFFFIAALIAGLYFLQLKRSLSTDARTGFANHVALEYYIKKSTKHRMELAVVTINEVEDISSFYGTEVSDKVMASLLSYFQSRLPNEALVFRLATNKIALLHTRGAEQDFDDTINAFNQSIPVLNEPFIYVSLHAGIASGNKLMLIENAHIALQQAKLNNQRIIRYENVFKQVEEQFRYNVKLAKKVKEAFDNNRIVPYFQPIYDTQTQQVTHYESLARMASAQGRIYTPDYFLTVLKRSRMDGLLTRTMFTRCIEQFRKTSISWSINITAQDILDPSLSEFLEQQLRRYPQPNNIIFEFHETEAIAYFSEVKAFISLLKNKGAQVMINEFGAGYSNLSNILKLEVDGLKLDRGLVSQAHTNDDSYMFIEHLVKYAKQLNLDVVAEQVESEQVAEALSKAGITLMQGNHFAPPTPYVPQS, encoded by the coding sequence ATGTCCAAAGGAATGCAAAAGACCGGTTGGCTGCTTTATGGATTTGCCACTTTTTTTATCAGCTTATTTGGTTACATCTACTACACCTATGAAACCGCTCGTAGTGAAATAATGGCTGGTATTGATTCAAAGCTCCTCAATGCGGCTGTAAGTGTTAACCATATTTTAGGCAAGGATTATCACAATCAAGTCAACGCCGGCATACCGATTTCTTCGGCTGTTTATAAGCAAAAAATGAGAGCGCTCTCAGAATACGCCAAGCAAATGGACTTAGCGTATGTTTATTCTATGGTACTACGTGACGATACCGTTTTTTTTAGCGCATCGAGTTATACCCAAAAAGATCAAAACGGCGGCCGCATCACGCAGTTTATGGATCCCTACACCGAAGCAACCAAGATAAATAAAGACGCTTTTTTTTCTACAGAGCCTGTATTCGAAGTTTCAAAAGATCAATGGGGGCACTTTAAAAGTATTTTTGTTACTTTCATCGATGAAAATGGCCATACTTATCTTACTGGCGCCGACATTACAATTACTGATCTAAACCAACAGTTACAACAAAGCGTAACACGCGCGACTATCACTGGGTGCTTCTTCTTTTTTATTGCAGCCTTAATTGCAGGGCTTTATTTTTTACAACTTAAGCGTTCTCTTTCTACGGATGCCCGTACAGGCTTTGCTAATCACGTAGCGCTGGAATATTACATTAAAAAAAGCACCAAACACCGTATGGAGCTTGCAGTTGTTACGATTAATGAAGTCGAGGATATTAGTAGCTTTTATGGTACAGAAGTAAGCGACAAGGTAATGGCCAGTTTATTGAGCTATTTTCAATCTCGCCTACCCAACGAAGCGCTGGTATTTCGTCTTGCTACCAATAAAATAGCGCTGTTACATACACGCGGTGCAGAGCAAGATTTTGATGACACTATTAACGCCTTTAATCAATCAATCCCTGTACTTAACGAGCCGTTTATTTATGTTAGTTTGCATGCAGGCATTGCCTCAGGTAATAAGCTAATGCTGATTGAAAACGCACATATTGCTCTTCAACAAGCAAAATTAAACAATCAACGTATTATTCGTTACGAGAATGTCTTTAAACAAGTAGAAGAACAGTTTAGGTACAATGTAAAGCTGGCTAAAAAAGTAAAAGAAGCGTTTGATAACAATCGTATCGTCCCCTATTTCCAACCCATTTATGATACGCAAACACAACAGGTGACTCATTACGAAAGCTTAGCAAGAATGGCATCAGCACAAGGGCGCATCTATACACCAGATTACTTTCTAACTGTTTTGAAACGCTCTCGAATGGACGGATTACTAACACGTACCATGTTTACTCGCTGTATTGAGCAATTTCGAAAAACTTCAATTAGCTGGAGCATTAATATTACAGCGCAAGATATTCTGGATCCCAGCTTAAGTGAGTTTTTAGAACAGCAGTTAAGACGCTACCCACAACCCAACAATATTATTTTTGAGTTTCATGAAACAGAAGCAATTGCCTACTTTAGTGAAGTAAAGGCATTTATTAGCTTACTTAAAAATAAAGGTGCGCAGGTTATGATTAACGAATTTGGTGCAGGATATTCAAACCTCTCAAATATCTTAAAGCTTGAAGTTGATGGCCTAAAGCTAGACCGTGGCTTAGTTAGCCAAGCACACACCAATGATGACAGCTATATGTTTATTGAACATTTAGTGAAGTACGCCAAACAACTTAACCTTGATGTCGTTGCCGAACAAGTCGAGAGCGAGCAAGTGGCTGAAGCACTTTCTAAAGCAGGTATTACACTAATGCAAGGAAACCACTTCGCGCCACCCACGCCTTATGTGCCTCAGTCATAA
- the argE gene encoding acetylornithine deacetylase: MSFPSFLSMYQQLIAAPSISSIEDSLCMSNKEVITLLATWCESLGFTCEITELENGKGRYNLLAKRGEGDGGLMLAGHTDTVPFDDSRWNYNPFQLSEHDNKLYGLGSIDMKGFFAFVLQAISELDATKQTEPLLILATADEETTMAGAQQICRHPNLKPARCIIGEPTDMTPVFTHKGHMSTAIRVIGRSGHSSDPERGLNAIEVMHKMIAKLLIIKEELKNKYSIEHFQIPYPTLNLGHIHGGDNANRICGCCEMHIDMRPLPGLSVQELQAILLTAAEEINAHYPNAVSVIDLHEPIPAFSGSTDTALVKLAEQVSGQPAVAVNYCTEAPFIQQLGCETIVMGPGSINQAHQPDEFLAMEKIKPSQEIISKMIKASCFRNE, translated from the coding sequence ATGTCATTTCCCTCTTTTTTATCTATGTATCAGCAGCTAATTGCTGCCCCCTCAATCAGTTCGATTGAAGACTCTCTGTGCATGAGCAATAAAGAGGTGATCACCTTGCTCGCTACTTGGTGCGAAAGCCTTGGTTTTACATGTGAAATAACAGAGCTCGAAAACGGTAAAGGCCGCTATAACTTATTAGCGAAGCGTGGTGAGGGAGATGGCGGTTTAATGCTTGCGGGTCATACCGACACGGTGCCTTTTGATGATAGCCGCTGGAACTATAACCCCTTTCAACTCAGTGAGCATGACAACAAACTTTATGGCTTAGGCAGTATTGATATGAAAGGCTTTTTTGCCTTTGTATTGCAGGCAATTAGCGAGCTTGATGCAACGAAGCAAACAGAGCCACTATTGATCCTAGCCACTGCTGATGAAGAAACCACGATGGCAGGTGCGCAACAAATTTGTCGCCATCCTAATTTAAAACCGGCACGCTGTATTATAGGTGAGCCAACAGATATGACCCCTGTGTTCACTCACAAAGGCCACATGAGCACTGCGATTCGTGTGATTGGTCGCTCAGGTCATAGCTCAGATCCAGAACGTGGTTTAAACGCCATTGAAGTAATGCATAAAATGATTGCAAAATTGTTAATCATTAAAGAAGAATTAAAGAATAAATATTCAATTGAACATTTTCAAATCCCGTACCCGACTTTAAACCTTGGCCATATTCATGGTGGCGATAATGCAAACCGTATTTGCGGCTGCTGTGAAATGCACATAGATATGCGACCTTTACCTGGTTTAAGTGTGCAAGAACTGCAAGCGATTTTGCTAACTGCTGCTGAAGAAATTAATGCCCACTACCCTAATGCGGTGAGTGTTATTGACTTACACGAGCCTATTCCAGCATTTAGTGGCAGTACAGATACTGCGCTTGTTAAACTTGCCGAACAAGTATCAGGTCAACCTGCCGTTGCAGTAAATTACTGCACTGAAGCACCGTTTATTCAACAGCTTGGCTGTGAAACAATTGTCATGGGGCCAGGCTCAATAAATCAAGCCCACCAGCCCGATGAGTTTTTAGCGATGGAAAAAATCAAACCTTCACAAGAAATCATCAGCAAAATGATTAAAGCAAGTTGCTTTCGTAATGAGTAA
- the trmB gene encoding tRNA (guanine(46)-N(7))-methyltransferase TrmB, which yields MTDANSRSIVSNQPSLHEKLDEIVLKHLSAEFKKPIAEHTQAAFDQVNEKVQAFAGPLILDSCCGVGESTANLAKHHPDALVIGIDKSSHRLDKHDIEYKQTDAGQYILVQADLNDFWRLAVAANWQPTHHYLLYPNPWPKAKHLQRRWHGAAIFPFIIKLGGRLELRSNWDIYVKEFARSLELAGHKCDVELYESDTAITPFERKYWASGQQSHRLVINL from the coding sequence ATGACGGATGCAAATTCGAGAAGTATTGTATCGAATCAACCTAGCTTACATGAAAAGCTAGATGAAATTGTTTTAAAACACCTAAGTGCTGAATTTAAAAAGCCGATTGCAGAGCATACGCAAGCGGCTTTTGATCAGGTAAATGAAAAGGTGCAGGCGTTTGCTGGGCCACTCATTCTTGATTCATGCTGTGGTGTGGGTGAAAGTACCGCTAACTTAGCAAAGCATCACCCAGATGCGTTAGTGATTGGCATTGATAAATCATCTCATCGTTTAGATAAGCATGATATAGAGTACAAGCAAACCGATGCAGGCCAGTACATTTTAGTGCAAGCTGATTTAAACGACTTTTGGCGTTTAGCGGTGGCTGCTAACTGGCAGCCCACGCACCATTACTTGCTGTATCCAAACCCTTGGCCAAAAGCCAAACACCTACAAAGGCGCTGGCACGGTGCTGCTATATTCCCATTTATTATTAAATTAGGTGGGCGTTTAGAGCTTAGAAGCAACTGGGATATTTACGTAAAGGAATTTGCTCGCTCGCTTGAGCTTGCAGGGCATAAGTGCGATGTTGAGTTGTATGAAAGCGATACCGCTATTACACCATTTGAGCGTAAATATTGGGCTAGTGGCCAACAGAGTCATCGCTTAGTTATAAACCTATAA
- the panP gene encoding pyridoxal-dependent aspartate 1-decarboxylase PanP, translated as MDQKRCAVASKESLIRIFTVPEAPDSTLSRIESEISSNLAGFLNENIAAIEKPLHEIEKDFQSANIPEEPTFVSDYAQDIMEQLVAHSVHTAAPSFIGHMTSALPHFVLPLSKLMVGLNQNLVKIETSKAFTPLERQVLGMMHHLAYGEEDAFYNKWMHSAKTSLGAFCSGGTVANITALWIARNRLLKADGDYKGIAAQGLIAGMLHYGYKGLAVLVSERGHYSLGKTVDLLGIGRDNIVAIKTGENNKVDVQAMREKAHELEASGIKVMALVGVAGTTETGSIDPLNEMADLSEELGCHFHVDAAWGGATLLSKNYRHLLSGIERADSITIDAHKQMYVPMGAGLVLFKDPAATDAIEHHAEYILRKGSKDLGSHTLEGSRPGMAMLVHACLRVIGRKGYEMLIDRSIVKARTFADMIKQDEDFELISEPELCLLTYRYVPKEIQAKLKDADEETKLDIYASLNRFTASMQKRQREAGRSFVSRTRLTPAKYDHQPTVVFRVVLANPLTSKTILKDILAEQKALAKTDPVFKKYLSKYMD; from the coding sequence ATGGATCAAAAGCGTTGTGCCGTCGCCTCTAAAGAAAGTTTGATTCGTATTTTTACGGTGCCTGAAGCACCGGACTCAACGTTGAGTAGAATAGAATCAGAGATTTCAAGCAATCTTGCAGGATTCTTAAATGAGAATATTGCGGCAATTGAAAAGCCATTGCATGAGATAGAAAAAGATTTTCAGTCGGCAAATATCCCAGAAGAGCCCACTTTTGTCTCTGACTACGCGCAAGACATTATGGAGCAGTTAGTTGCACACTCAGTTCACACAGCTGCACCAAGCTTTATTGGTCACATGACATCCGCTTTGCCACATTTTGTGTTACCGCTATCAAAATTGATGGTGGGTCTAAACCAAAACCTAGTAAAGATAGAAACGTCAAAAGCATTTACGCCACTAGAACGACAAGTTTTAGGGATGATGCACCATTTAGCGTATGGTGAAGAGGATGCGTTTTATAATAAGTGGATGCATAGCGCAAAAACATCTCTAGGGGCGTTTTGTTCTGGGGGAACCGTTGCCAATATTACCGCCTTATGGATTGCCCGTAACCGTTTATTAAAAGCCGATGGCGACTATAAAGGCATTGCAGCACAAGGTTTAATTGCTGGCATGCTGCACTATGGCTATAAAGGGCTTGCTGTACTCGTTTCAGAGCGAGGCCACTATTCGCTTGGTAAAACGGTTGATTTACTTGGCATTGGGCGCGATAACATTGTTGCTATTAAAACAGGTGAAAACAACAAGGTTGATGTTCAAGCCATGCGTGAAAAAGCCCATGAACTTGAAGCATCTGGCATTAAAGTTATGGCGCTAGTTGGGGTTGCTGGAACGACTGAAACCGGCAGTATAGACCCACTTAACGAAATGGCCGATTTAAGCGAAGAGCTTGGCTGTCATTTTCACGTTGATGCGGCATGGGGCGGGGCAACTTTATTATCTAAAAATTACCGTCATTTATTAAGTGGCATCGAACGCGCTGATTCAATCACCATTGATGCCCATAAGCAAATGTATGTGCCAATGGGCGCAGGCCTTGTGTTATTTAAAGACCCTGCTGCCACAGATGCAATAGAGCACCATGCGGAATATATTCTTCGTAAAGGCTCTAAAGATTTAGGCAGTCATACTTTAGAGGGCAGTCGCCCAGGTATGGCAATGTTAGTGCATGCTTGCTTACGTGTTATTGGCCGTAAAGGCTACGAAATGTTGATTGACCGTAGTATTGTCAAAGCTCGTACTTTCGCCGACATGATTAAGCAGGATGAAGACTTTGAATTAATCTCAGAGCCTGAGCTTTGCCTATTAACCTATCGCTACGTACCAAAAGAAATCCAAGCTAAGCTTAAAGATGCTGACGAAGAAACTAAATTAGATATTTACGCTTCGTTGAATCGTTTTACCGCAAGTATGCAAAAACGTCAGCGTGAAGCAGGACGCTCTTTTGTATCGCGTACACGTTTAACACCTGCAAAATATGACCATCAACCAACGGTTGTGTTTAGGGTTGTATTAGCTAATCCATTAACCTCTAAAACAATTCTCAAAGATATTTTAGCGGAGCAAAAAGCCCTAGCGAAAACCGATCCTGTTTTTAAAAAGTACTTAAGTAAATATATGGATTAG